The Anomalospiza imberbis isolate Cuckoo-Finch-1a 21T00152 chromosome 27, ASM3175350v1, whole genome shotgun sequence genome segment TGATATGCatttaaagaaggaaaagaaccaaaaccttgagaaagcaaatatttcaaGGAATTTGTGGAATACAATAACCAGCTCTGAAAATTCAATTTACTTTTAATACCAGTTACAAGGAGCAGAAAGGAGTCTGAATTTGCCTAGTCACAAAAGTAGTCAAGCTTGTAGCTCTTCTGCTCAGGAACAGAAGTAAACAGATACGCCAGAAGTAAAAACATTAGCTTGAACTGATCTCTTAAGAACTGCATTATGTTGTGGAAAACCCACTGCATCCAAAATAATCACTTGAAAAACATATTCTAATGAATATTTCATCCTTCTGGTGCTCTGTGAagctccattaaaaaaaaaaaaaaaggaaaaaaaagattgtgCCCCAGGCAAAGAGGAAACTGTCAAAAATCCACTGTGACACCAGCACAGGGTTATTGTGTTCAAGTGCTCTAGGCTAGGTTGtcctggacagggcttggagcaacctgggatagtggaaggtttccctgcccatggcaagctctaaggtccttccaacccaaacccatcTGGGACTCTGTGATTTTACAGTTCTATTGGTTAAGCCAAGAGATGTACAAACAAAACTCACCATTAGAGGGAAGCTCAGTCTTCAGTTTTGTACTTGCCGCCGATGTAGGGAACATACTGCAAGACCAGCTTCCAATCTGTGGCCCAGATCACACCAACACCAGCCACACCACCCCATGCCACCACGGTGGGGGTCCTAAAGGAGAGACACACATCCAGGTAACAACAAATTACTACCGTGAAAGGCCTGGCAGATGTTCATGGCTGAGGTACCTGAGAAAGTCACTTCAATCAGGAAAAGAGCTGAGAATtccagaatatcctgagctggaagggacccacggGGATCATCAgtgcagcccctgtccctgcacagccaccccaacaccccaccctgagcatccctggcagcgctgtccaaacgctcctgcagctctggcagccttggggccgggaccattccctggggagcctgggcagtgccagcaccctcggggggaagaacctttccctgagctccgTGCCAaggcctggcccagctccagcccttcctgggctcctgtccccatcccagagcagagctcagcccctgcccctctgcctcccctcgggaggagctgcagcccccgaggagcctcccctcagtctcctgtgctgcagctgaacgagccaagtgccctcagccgctcctcagacccttcccagctccgtgcCCCTCCTTGGGACACTGTCCAGCAGCTTTGGATCCTTCTGACCTTGTGGTGCCCAAAATGATCTTGTGGTGAGCAACTGAAACAACCTCACAGACACAGAACAGCATTAGTCCACAGGGCAGCCAAGATATTTGAGAGGAAAAAGGTCATAGTCTTTTACTTAAAGAGACTACTGCACAGCAAAGAGAAGACACACTGCCATACAGTGCTGCAGTCACGTCCCGTCGGTTCTGCCCCGTCGTTTtgcctcccacagccctgcaaaGGGCACCCACGGCACTGCTGTCTTTACGTACGTGAAACAGCCAGCGCCGGGTGGGCCGCAAGCCCCTTCCCCGGCTCCTCGGCCCGGCCCGAGCCCTGCTCCGCgcccagcaccatccccagCGACCCTCACAGGGCGCGGAGGGCACGGGGAGGCCTCGAGCAGGGCTTCAGGAAGGGGTCGGGATGCCCTTCACACTCCCACAGTGCGCGCTGAGTGCGCGGCCGTGCCCGGAGGAGGCGGTGAGGGGAGCGCGGAGCCTCGGGCCGGGCGGACAGACCCGGGCGGGGCGAGCAGAGCCCGGGTCGGAGCGGACAGAGAGCCCCGGGTGGAAGCGGGCAGGCCCGGGCAGGCCCAGCGCGGCGTGGGCAGCCCGGTAGCTCCTCACCAGGTGCGCAGCAGCTCCGCGTAGCGCGGCCCCAGCAGCTGACCCAACATGGCGACGGCGCCACCTCACTCAAAGTGAccccgagcggcggcggcggcggcggcggggctgcTCCGCGCACGCGCGGGGCTGCAGCGGGGCGGGGCTGCAGCGGGGCGGGGCTGCAGCGGGGCGGGGCTGCAGCGGGGCGGGGCTGCAGCGGGGCGGGGCTGCAGCGGGGCGGGGCTGCAGCGGGGCGGGGCTGCAGCGGGGCGGGGCTGCAGCGGggcggggctgcggcggggcggggctgcggcggggcggggctgcggcggggcggggctgcAGCGGGGCGGGGCTGCAGTGGGGCGGGGCTgcagcggggcggggccgctcgGGGCTGTGGCCACGGGCCGCCATGAGGGGACACGGgccctgaggggacaggggccaccatgaggggacaggggccaccctgaggggacacgggccgccctgaggggacacgggccctgaggggacaggggccaCCATGAGGGGAGACGGGCTGCTctgaggggacaggggccaCCATGAGGGGACACGGgccctgaggggacaggggccaCCATGAGGGGACACGGGCCACcatgaggggacagggaccctggGGGGACCGGGGCCtccctgaggggacacgggccctgaggggacacgggcctccctgaggggacacgggccctgaggggacacgggccgccctgaggggacaggggctatcctgaggggacacaggctGCCCTGAGGCACTAAGGAAACAGGAGCCGAGAGGACAGACTGTtgccaggctggagaggggacACCAGCCCAGATGGGACACGGAGCTTGATGGGACACGagccctgaggggacacgggccGAGGGGCCGGGCTGTCCCCACACCGGAGGGAGgacagcagctgccctgggggaacaggctgctcctgcactgGAGAGGCGACATGAGGCCTGTCTTCACAGCAGAGAGGGAACACGAGCCCTGAGGGAACAGGATGTCCCCAAGAGGGGACATGGGCCCTGAGGGGTGGCAGTGCTCCCACactgagctggggctgcttcTCGGCCTCTTGTGCTGGAGGGAAGTGCCCCCTTTCCAAAGTGGTTTCCCCAGAGCCCATCAGTGGCCACTCAGTTTCCCTCAACAAGAGAGGGAGTTTTCAGCCAGGTTTTTCAGGAGAGGGTCATAAAATCACCATCGGTTCCATGATgttccccaggctctgctcgGAGACTGTTCAGCCTCTTGTGAACATGCAGGAGGAATTCTGCaacagacaccccagagcagctgtggctgcccctggatccctggcagtgcccaaggccaggctggaccaggcttggagcaacctgggatggtagaaggtgtccctgcccatgggatgagctttaagatcccttagaacccaaagcattccatgattctgtgattgtctAGCAGTGTGAGCATGACGTGATGTTTGCCCACAGGATCTGGTAGTCTCATCCCAGCTCATCTCAAGCTGATAGTGACTCATCTGGCAGGAAGCTCACCTGGTGGCCACTGGCCAGGTCTTGGGAAGCTGTATGctctcagcagctcctctgtgctgctccttgCTCCTGTCCTcaccagctctcccagcccaagCCTGCTCTGGACACCAGCACTCGTCTGCTTTATGCTCCACCTTGTGCATTTGTTGAGCATCCATCTTCCAGGCTGCTCCCAAGCACACACTTCTCCCTCGTCTGGATCTGAGTTGTAACcggctggcacaggctgcccagagcagcggTGCAGTCGCCATCCCtagaagcattaaaaaaatatgtggaTGTGGCTCTCGAGGAAAtttttagtggtgaacatggcaGTGCTGCCGGGTTAATGGTTGGGCTGGGTGATCTTCAAAgtctgtggcaagcacatttctctctctgtcaggatttttataaaggtgcacagaaagaagtgaaagagaaaacagtttctatttctgctccttgtttttctcttgtagaatgtgtttggagattgtttacctggagcgaatgcctggttggatcacggtggattgtttgggcctgatggcaatcggatccacctgtgtctggactctggagaacagggtcacgagttgggagttagatatgatagttagagagagtagcatgtagtttttagtatcctcttttatatagtatattaatgtatcatagcacaattataataaagaaatcattcagccttctgaaataagtcagacatcatcattcttcccattgggttcgccgacatctacaacaaaaGTCTTTCTTTCCCAAtatttatgattctgtgatttttatggTGGAGTCGAAGGAAGGACTGTCATTCCATGCACCCAGAGCAGCttgggaagggcagagctgccTCACTGCTGAGAGAAGGCACCCAAGGCTAAGGGAGATTTAACCAGCCACTGCCAGAGCCACTTCTCAGTTAGTCCGGACTGTTTGTCCTGCTCTGTGCGGACAAGCCTCGAGCCGGAGCAGCACAGTGAGAACACAGGCAGCAAAGAAGGCTGCTTCCAGGCAGATGCCTTGgctctggaagtgtccaaagccaggttggatggagcttgtggtccagtggaaggtgtccctacttGTGGCAGGGcgtggaatgagatgggctttatggtcctttccaacccaaatcaacCGGTAATTCTGTGAAAGTCCTGGGGGACCTTGGAGCCCGAAGGGCAGGAGAATGGGGCCAGGTGGGGCTCAGGCTCTGTTCCCAGGGAGCAAGGGACAGGACGAGCGGAAACGGCCCCAggttgtgccagggaaggtttaggttggatattaggaataatttcttcccaaagAGGGTTGTCAGGTAGTggcacatccctggaagtgtttgaaCAATGGATGTGGTGCTTGGGGCATGGGTTAGTGCTGAACTGACTGTAtgactcgatgatcttaaaggtctttttcaaccttaatGACTGATTTGATGAATTTCTCCCATCACCAGTCTGTGCTGGGCTCCTGGATGGACTGGGGGCATTTAACTGGATTTTCTGTGGGTGCTTCCTTGGGGCACTGCTGTTTTCCCCAAGGAAACAACAGTGATGCAGGGGGCAGGATCCACACCCAGAGCAAGTGTCTGAAAACCTGTctggtgttttcttttgttttttagtaCAAGGCAAAGCCTTTATTCCAACTTTTCATTCCTAGGGATACAACATCTGAAGGACACACATGGGgataaaaaaagtaatattgTTATAAAATGTCACATTTATTGCTACATTACTGTTATATACAGGACAGTTCTCAAAATCTACTTTAAAAAAGTTaggattatttaaaaattccaaATAATCCAGCCAGCTGTTTTGACACTtgtataaaattatttaaaaaaatgaaaacaattcaTATCTTGAGGCACTCAGAAACACAATTTCATCCCCCAATTGTGATTCATTTCAAAGAGCAACGCATTTCCCACCCccaaatactttatttttttttttttttgctgggttaggcatatatatatat includes the following:
- the UQCR11 gene encoding cytochrome b-c1 complex subunit 10, with translation MLGQLLGPRYAELLRTWTPTVVAWGGVAGVGVIWATDWKLVLQYVPYIGGKYKTED